Proteins found in one Drosophila innubila isolate TH190305 chromosome X, UK_Dinn_1.0, whole genome shotgun sequence genomic segment:
- the LOC117793732 gene encoding leucine-rich PPR motif-containing protein, mitochondrial: MLRTQLLQNVCWRVSLRAAAQRAATSTATPTSHGCLRYAMTMARNRSRTTLLPSVSSCSSYATTAASTRTSTHKKRTGKSGGSVEHTVKVSVEDLWTQLETYYKQHSVFRFEHCERLLQQLESTATAASEPSPPSPLNAAQLHFLLSSCVPELLPVQTSRERLLLFRRIWAQLLKVEQPTLSHYHTQLQMLRQNQLALPDHRALLAEIATYNGAPDASLYSAMLDVAGASGNMRQATELLAEMRQLNFALTEGNFHALLLGHARSGDLPGVKNVLNSMLAANIPPSVSTQALCVVSYVENGQMDKARDLLKQHADQFNAPQLLQMLRAVLSCQQVDTQLMQQLVAQLPKEYVNDVDVPPAINSLCIQLLHREQAELMIQLVAMLPSPSYNENQNIDGYASLLLHELFRAHTPLDQMLQFAGQLRERGQNTRALQVLTELALRRQPSVALSCLEALSAAGEPLRPHYFWPLLLHHHKREGESGVLRVLAEMQRLRVECDEPTLRLYVLPNLWQTLQQPRQALQQLDDVGVRASQTMAHVLIQLLQQQQVSPALELLQLYPTRLQLSTLVAPLAALAVHLRATKRYASFAQLTQALQQRSLQRQEDFVGALLLQMCAAQSRLRQEPDSLLRFLHELQRHELKVSPTAAESLLNMATNCDVDTRQSIAKTLQKMRNAELTLPPDAVASGGFIKHPRDMSLDELECHLIELEAKQLNTRGVLRRLLQLSVRDGRLERALELQAKCEALHVQISPGMLAAILDLHIKLKNLTRAEQSLLRLQKTYPGFQIDEHKLIDYAALLVHHGQLDEAKQLLQRRAEQQRINGGDYVIKNVWQLLNNVAQLAAKEPLPESGRTSTFEMFEFLRKLGYCQAHNALLGPVLREWLLRGDLDGAVAEFQRLATRHKHTPLQFELMSLLVKLSNGDEATLARFPATTKESAQQHLANVTATVTRVHGAVNMNSALLLALAESGTETQLRRLIINPEFRLNHEQLLKNCEHLGQEGAVRTLLRLARGARGLQRSIDEQRIYDMLLNQFVKTNNYEGALDLYDRLQADDELKVSQDFVRNLVQLLQVNNVEIPSSIALRAQIR, encoded by the exons ATGCTACGAACACAGCTCTTGCAGAATGTGTGCTGGCGCGTCTCATTGCGGGCTGCTGCACAAAGAGCTGCAACGTCGACGGCGACGCCAACGTCGCATGGATGTCTGCGTTATGCAATGACAATGGccaggaacaggagcaggacGACGCTGCTGCCAAGCGTGAGTAGCTGCAGTAGCTATGCCACCACAGCTGCCTCCACACGAACCTCAACGCACAAGAAACGCACAGGCAAATCCGGAGGCAGTGTGGAGCACACAGTTAAAGTCAGTGTCGAGGATCTGTGGACACAGCTGGAGACGTACTACAAGCAACACAGTGTCTTCCGCTTCGAGCACTGCGAGCgtctgctgcagcagctggaATCGACTGCGACTGCTGCCTCAGAAccttctcctccttctccgCTCAATGCAGCCCAGCTGCATTTCCTGCTGAGTTCCTGTGTGCCGGAACTGCTGCCCGTGCAGACGAGCCGGGAGCGATTGTTGCTCTTCCGCCGCATATGGGCACAGCTGCTGAAGGTGGAGCAGCCGACGCTGTCTCATTATCACACACAGCTGCAGATGCTGCGCCAGAATCAGCTGGCATTGCCAGATCATCGGGCGCTGCTCGCCGAGATTGCCACCTACAATGGAGCACCGGATGCGTCTTTATATAGTGCCATGCTGGATGTGGCCGGGGCAAGCGGCAATATGCGGCAAGCCACCGAACTGTTGGCTGAAATGCGGCAACTCAACTTTGCCCTCACCGAGGGCAACTTTCATGCCCTGCTCCTGGGCCATGCCCGCAGTGGAGATCTGCCTGGCGTGAAGAATGTGCTGAACAGCATGCTGGCCGCCAACATTCCTCCCTCGGTCAGCACCCAAGCCCTGTGTGTGGTCTCCTATGTGGAGAATGGTCAGATGGACAAGGCACGCGATCTTCTCAAGCAGCATGCGGATCAGTTCAATGCGCCGCAGCTCCTGCAAATGCTGCGAGCTGTGCTCAGCTGTCAGCAGGTGGACACTCAGCTGATGCAACAGCTGGTTGCACAGCTGCCCAAGGAGTATGTGAATGACGTGGATGTGCCGCCGGCAATCAACAGTCTCTGCATCCAGCTGCTGCATCGGGAGCAGGCTGAGCTGATGATCCAACTGGTGGCGATGTTGCCATCTCCCAGCTACAACGAGAACCAGAACATCGATGGCTATGCCTCCTTGCTGCTGCACGAACTCTTCCGCGCCCACACGCCCCTCGACCAGATGCTCCAGTTTGCCGGCCAGCTGCGGGAACGTGGCCAAAACACCCGCGCCCTGCAGGTGCTCACCGAGCTGGCGCTGCGTCGTCAGCCGTCGGTGGCACTGAGCTGCCTGGAGGCATTGAGTGCGGCTGGGGAGCCACTGCGTCCGCATTACTTCTGgcctctgctgctgcaccACCACAAGCGGGAGGGCGAGAGTGGCGTGCTGCGTGTGCTGGCCGAGATGCAGCGACTGCGGGTGGAGTGCGATGAGCCAACGTTGCGTCTCTATGTGCTGCCCAATCTGTGGCAGACGTTGCAACAGCCACGCCAGGCACTGCAGCAGCTGGACGATGTGGGCGTGCGTGCCTCGCAGACGATGGCCCATGTGCTCATCcaactgctgcagcagcagcaggtgtCGCCGGCACTGGAGCTGCTGCAACTGTATCCGACACGGCTGCAGCTCTCGACGCTGGTGGCACCACTGGCCGCACTGGCTGTGCACCTGCGTGCCACAAAGCGTTACGCATCCTTTGCCCAGCTGACGCAGGCGCTGCAACAACGATCCCTGCAACGCCAGGAGGACTTTGTCGgtgcgctgctgctgcagatgTGTGCGGCACAGTCGCGTCTGCGCCAGGAGCCGGACTCCCTGCTGCGCTTCCTCCACGAACTGCAGCGACACGAGCTCAAGGTGTCCCCGACAGCGGCGGAGTCGCTGCTCAACATGGCCACCAACTGTGATGTGGACACACGACAATCGATTGCCAAGACGCTGCAAAAGATGCGGAATGCAGAGCTTACTCTGCCACCAGATGCCGTTGCCAGCGGTGGTTTCATTAAGCATCCCCGCGACATGTCCCTGGACGAGCTGGAGTGTCATCTCATTGAGCTGGAGGCGAAGCAACTGAATACACGCGGCGTACTCCGTCGCCTCCTCCAGCTGAGTGTGCGGGATGGTCGTCTCGAGCGTGCCCTCGAGCTGCAAGCCAAGTGTGAGGCGCTGCATGTCCAGATCAGTCCCGGCATGCTGGCCGCCATCCTCGATCTGCACATCAAGCTGAAGAATCTGACGCGTGCCGAGCAGAGTCTGCTGCGTCTGCAGAAAACCTATCCAG GCTTCCAGATAGACGAGCACAAGCTGATTGACTATGCCGCCTTGTTGGTGCATCATGGCCAGCTGGATGAGGccaagcagctgctgcaacgtCGAGCGGAACAGCAGCGGATCAATGGCGGCGACTATGTGATCAAGAACGTCTGGCAGCTGCTCAACAATGTTGCCCAATTGGCCGCCAAGGAGCCGCTTCCCGAGTCCGGTCGCACCAGCACATTTGAAATGTTCGAATTCCTGCGCAAACTTGGCTATTGCCAGGCACACAATGCGCTCCTGGGTCCCGTGCTGCGGGAGTGGCTGCTGCGCGGGGATCTGGACGGTGCTGTGGCGGAATTTCAACGACTTGCCACACGCCACAAGCACACGCCGTTGCAGTTCGAGTTGATGTCGCTGCTGGTGAAGTTGAGCAATGGCGATGAGGCGACACTGGCACGCTTTCCAGCCACAACCAAGGAGTCCGCCCAACAGCATCTGGCGAATGTGACGGCGACAGTTACCCGTGTCCATGGGGCGGTCAACATGAATAGCGCCTTGCTGCTGGCACTTGCCGAATCCGGCACTGAGACGCAGCTACGTCGTCTCATTATTAATCCAGAGTTCCGGCTGAATCACGAGCAGCTGCTCAAGAATTGTGAGCACCTGGGGCAGGAGGGCGCCGTTCGCACCTTGCTGCGCCTGGCGAGGGGTGCTCGTGGACTTCAACGGTCCATCGATGAGCAGCGCATCTACGACATGCTCCTCAATCAGTTTGTCAAGACCAACAACTACGAGGGAGCACTGGATCTATACGATCGCCTGCAGGCTGACGATGAGCTGAAGGTTTCACAGGACTTTGTCCGTAATCttgtgcagctgctgcaggtCAACAATGTTGAGATTCCCAGCAGCATTGCACTGCGCGCTCAGATCAGATAG
- the LOC117793840 gene encoding enoyl-CoA delta isomerase 2, mitochondrial, with protein MSGAAAAINFKTFKELLITRRGHLLIIQFNRPEVQNALRRRTIYELLRALDIANADSEISVIVLTGNEVAFTSGNDLTDLLALQRRNGDQALDVHFKASNFVMTALVKKMLLNRKVLIALVQGNCVGLGVIIASLCDIIYATESAQFWTPFSQLGLCAEGGASWMLPQILGRSKASELLLFGERLDAQAALHHRMVASLVTNVQDFWSRMEQHAKLPSVSLMATKRLLLQPWRQALLDALTEECSQLDKLRLGPTYRTQIMAFARRKKINSKL; from the coding sequence ATGAGTGGAGCAGCTGCCGCGATCAATTTCAAGACATTCAAGGAGCTGCTGATTACACGTCGCGGTCACCTCTTAATTATCCAATTCAATCGACCTGAAGTGCAGAATGCTCTGAGACGTCGCACCATTTACGAGCTGTTGCGTGCTCTGGACATTGCCAATGCGGACTCCGAGATCAGTGTCATTGTGCTGACGGGCAACGAGGTGGCCTTCACATCGGGCAATGACTTGACCGATCTTCTGGCGCTGCAGCGCCGTAATGGGGATCAGGCACTGGACGTACACTTTAAGGCCAGCAATTTTGTGATGACGGCGCTGGTCAAGAAGATGCTGCTCAATCGCAAGGTGCTGATTGCATTGGTTCAGGGCAATTGTGTGGGATTGGGCGTCATCATTGCTTCGCTATGCGACATTATCTATGCCACTGAATCCGCACAGTTCTGGACACCCTTCTCCCAGCTGGGTCTGTGTGCCGAGGGTGGCGCCAGCTGGATGCTGCCACAGATCCTTGGACGCAGCAAGGCGTccgagctgttgttgtttggagAGCGCCTGGATGCCCAGGCTGCACTGCATCATCGCATGGTGGCGAGTTTGGTGACAAATGTGCAGGACTTTTGGTCACGAATGGAACAACATGCCAAGCTGCCGTCCGTCTCCTTAATGGCCACCAAGCGCCTCCTGTTGCAGCCCTGGCGACAAGCACTCCTCGATGCACTCACAGAGGAGTGCTCCCAGCTGGACAAGCTGCGCCTCGGTCCCACCTATCGCACCCAGATAATGGCCTTTGCCAGGCGAAAGAAGATAAACAGCAAATTGTAA
- the LOC117786502 gene encoding uncharacterized protein LOC117786502, producing the protein MTLDEIFATSNVQALSWHSFENILTNSPLNERIDIELNKLPVDEACQYLWELSDKNLQAEELATLQVLASIIYLLPDDQKLLKKARRVLLRKSFQAQASLDPMLVHYFSENLLNYFNLSRRSNVGFILNIANFISTKCALGKAVAVCLFWGIVFQCGESPILIHQHRDLGELNGILRDVPLDTISMDIFCILLHTVGCLLHLMLCNKWQSEFQANGYSSFYFRLLPQDRLNLRAWLQQSLQSIQSQYRKIPHRIRCEADKILASMDYLESNSAQWCLVCQSESSEKTEVCVLGQINNIYDCSKV; encoded by the exons ATGACTTTGGATGAGATTTTTGCTACAAGTAATGTACAGGCGTTATCCTGGCatagttttgaaaatatactGACAAACTCGCCGCTGAACGAGCGCATTGACATCGAGCTCAACAAACTGCCAGTGGATGAG GCTTGTCAATACTTGTGGGAGCTGAGCGACAAGAATCTACAAGCCGAGGAGTTGGCCACGCTGCAGGTTTTGGCCAGCATTATTTACCTGTTGCCGGATGACCAGAAACTACTGAAGAAGGCACGTCGAGTGCTTTTGAGGAAGTCCTTTCAGGCACAAGCCTCATTGGATCCGATGCTAGTCCATTACTTTAGCGAGAATCTACTTAACTACTTTAACCTAAGTCGTCGATCGAACGTTGGATTTATCCTGAATATTGCCAACTTTATATCTACGAAATGTGCTCTGGGAAAGGCGGTTGCCGTCTGTTTGTTTTGGGGCATTGTCTTTCAGTGTGGAGAGAGTCCCATTCTCATACATCAACATCGTGAT TTGGGTGAATTGAATGGCATTCTGAGAGACGTTCCCCTGGACACCATTAGCATGGATATATTCTGTATTCTGTTGCACACAGTCGGATGTCTGCTGCACTTGATGCTGTGCAACAAGTGGCAATCGGAGTTCCAGGCCAACGGTTACTCGTCCTTTTACTTTCGTCTGCTGCCACAGGATAGACTTAATCTTCGGGCATGGCTCCAGCAATCCCTTCAATCAATTCAGTCACAATATAGGAAAATTCCGCATCGCATTCGTTGTGAAGCAGACAAGATTCTGGCCTCGATGGATTATCTGGAATCGAACTCTGCCCAATGGTGCCTCGTCTGCCAAAGCGAAAGCAGTGAAAAGACCGAGGTCTGTGTCCTCGGACAGATCAACAATATATACGATTGCTCAAAGGTCTAA
- the LOC117793404 gene encoding large subunit GTPase 1 homolog: MGKKSKGGSNLGRQLIKDRFGHTPRRKVDNDTMLHTTELQDGYDWGRLNLSSVTEESSFNAFLRTAELAGTEFQAEKLNITFVNPKQRVGLLSKTQEQHMHKKHAEHIDQLKIPRRPKWTKETSAEDLERAENEAFLNWRRDLAMLQENEEILMTPYEKNLEFWRQLWRVVERSDVVVQIVDARNPLLFRSVDLEKYVKEVDSNKLNMILVNKSDLLTLEQRQHWAQYFDCEGIRTAFYSATLVEEELKREAEAAKLADESPSSALELKQLRDAAEEIQQSLDAVEHTLDAIESKLQPKASAESEVKLPRLPGDKNSAHLLSRTELIDFLRHIYTGPRHTKQHVTIGMVGYPNVGKSSTINSLMTVKKVSVSATPGKTKHFQTLFLENDILLCDCPGLVMPSFVLTKADMLLNGILPIDQMRDHVPAVNLLCERIPRHVLEDKYGIVIAKPPEGEDPDRPPFSEELLLAYGYNRGFMTSNGQPDQARSSRYVLKDYVNGKLLYALGPPSVIQSEYHTFPERQRKPLEESQLPGQQQRAMRIDKSTSKELDQQFFTAQPSAAHVKGRTNFPHVRLANDGTLVAGDTGPAAKPWRNVKKERREKLRKKFSHLDEH; encoded by the exons ATGGGCAAGAAATCGAAAGGAGGCAGCAATCTGGGGCGCCAGCTCATCAAGGATCGTTTTGGCCACACACCTCGGCGTAAGGTGGACAACGACACAATG ttgCACACAACGGAGTTGCAAGATGGTTACGACTGGGGTCGCTTGAATCTATCATCGGTGACGGAGGAGTCCTCGTTTAACGCTTTTCTGCGTACGGCGGAATTGGCGGGCACGGAATTCCAGGCGGAGAAACTGAACATAACATTCGTGAATCCGAAGCAGCGTGTTGGATTGCTGAGCAAGACACAGGAGCAGCATATGCACAAGAAGCACGCCGAGCACATTGATCAGCTGAAGATTCCACGTCGTCCCAAGTGGACCAAGGAGACGAGCGCCGAGGATTTGGAGCGTGCCGAGAATGAGGCGTTTCTCAATTGGCGTCGCGACCTGGCCATGTTGCAGGAGAACGAGGAGATTCTGATGACGCCGTACGAGAAGAATCTCGAGTTCTGGCGCCAACTGTGGCGCGTTGTCGAGCGATCCGATGTTGTTGTCCAGATTGTGGATGCACGTAATCCGTTGCTCTTTCGCAGCGTTGATCTAGAGAAATATGTTAAGGAGGTGGACAGCAACAAGCTGAACATGATCCTGGTGAACAAATCGGATCTGCTGACGCTCGAGCAGCGCCAGCACTGGGCACAGTATTTCGACTGTGAGGGAATCCGGACAGCCTTCTACTCGGCCACGCTCGTCGAGGAGGAGCTGAAGCGAGAGGCGGAGGCAGCCAAGCTGGCCGACGAATCGCCTTCATCTGCCCTAGAGCTGAAACAGTTACGCGACGCTGCCGAAGAGATTCAGCAATCCCTGGATGCCGTCGAGCACACACTGGACGCCATTGAGAGCAAGCTGCAACCAAAGGCGTCAGCGGAGTCAGAGGTCAAGCTGCCCAGGTTGCCTGGCGACAAGAACAGTGCACATCTGTTGTCCCGCACGGAACTGATAGACTTTCTGCGTCACATCTATACGGGACCCAGGCACACCAAGCAGCATGTTACCATCGGCATGGTGGGCTATCCCAATGTGGGCAAGAGCAGCACCATCAACTCCCTGATGACGGTGAAGAAGGTTTCCGTCTCGGCCACTCCGGGCAAGACAAAACACTTTCAGACTCTATTCCTGGAGAACGACATTCTTCTATGCGATTGTCCTGGTCTGGTGATGCCCAGTTTTGTGCTCACCAAGGCGGACATGTTGCTCAATGGCATCTTGCCCATTGATCAGATGCGTGATCATGTGCCCGCAGTGAATCTGCTCTGCGAGCGCATCCCTCGACACGTGCTCGAGGATAAGTATGGCATTGTGATAGCCAAGCCCCCAGAGGGTGAGGATCCAGATCGTCCACCCTTCTCCGAGGAGCTGCTGCTCGCCTATGGCT ACAATCGCGGATTCATGACGTCCAATGGTCAACCGGATCAAGCTCGTTCCTCTCGCTACGTGCTGAAGGATTATGTCAATGGTAAGCTGCTCTACGCTCTGGGTCCTCCCTCGGTCATCCAGTCTGAATATCACACATTTCCCGAGCGCCAACGTAAACCTCTAGAGGAATCCCAGTTACCCGGACAACAGCAACGTGCTATGCGT ATCGATAAGAGCACGTCCAAGGAACTGGATCAGCAATTCTTTACCGCCCAGCCAAGTGCTGCCCACGTCAAGGGACGCACGAATTTCCCCCATGTGCGTCTGGCAAATGATGGCACCCTGGTGGCTGGCGACACTGGACCCGCCGCCAAGCCCTGGCGAAATGTGAAGAAGGAGCGACGTGAGAAGCTGCGCAAGAAGTTCTCCCACCTCGATGAGCACTAA
- the LOC117786473 gene encoding putative gustatory receptor 2a, translating into MDILDAVAPLLRVSQFCNLWQWRLDSGTRPLQRSRWLELYSLTVLCVSVGYLLYGLFDESRTTVDSDNETSNIGHTVDSIQLVGIRVAHIISLLEALWQREAQSRFFAQLREIDRDFASMLHVQVDNDKLRRQLSRQGMWMLAGYAFSQGFIIVAKMISPDNNFPIYWVCYLLPLLVCGLRYFQIYTAVSILHQRLEMLLNLLESLQLRESELQKPYACMCIKEALQMQVAAAACMQRLITARVLYQRLWLLVGLLNRCYGLSMLINLGNDFLAITSNCYWIFLNFRQFAASPYDFLQILGSTLWTTPHLGNVLALALLCERAAYFTTRLALSLHHIRVDLQNDSHNALITQFSLQLLHQRLCFSAAGFFNVDCTLLYTIVGATTTYLIILIQFHMSEISFSIASAGE; encoded by the exons ATGGACATTTTGGATGCGGTGGCGCCACTGTTGCGTGTCTCACAGTTCTGCAACCTGTGGCAATGGCGCCTGGACTCTGGCACAAGGCCACTGCAACGTTCCCGCTGGCTGGAGCTGTACAGTCTAACGGTTCTCTGCGTGTCCGTTGGCTACCTGTTGTACGGACTGTTTGACGAGAGTCGCACCACCGTCGACAGTGACAATGAGACGAGCAACATTGGCCACACGGTCGACTCCATTCAGCTGGTGGGTATTCGTGTGGCACACATCATATCGCTGCTGGAGGCACTGTGGCAGCGGGAGGCACAGAGTCGATTCTTTGCCCAACTGCGTGAGATTGATCGGGACTTTGCCAGCATGTTGCACGTTCAGGTCGACAATGACAAACTTCGGCGTCAATTGTCGCGACAGGGCATGTGGATGTTGGCTGGTTATGCATTCAGTCAAGGATTCATCATTGTTGCCAAGATGATCTCGCCTGATAATAATTTCCCCATCTATTGGGTTTGCTATCTGTTGCCGCTGCTCGTCTGTGGTCTGAGATATTTTCAGATCTACACGGCTGTCTCAATTCTTCACCAGCGTCTGGAGATGCTCCTCAATCTGCTGGAGTCACTGCAACTCAGAGAGTCGGAGCTACAGAAGCCCTATGCCTGCATGTGCATCAAGGAGGCGCTACAAATGcaagtggcagctgctgcctgCATGCAACGTCTGATCACCGCCAGGGTTCTCTATCAACGCCTCTGGCTGTTGGTTGGCCTACTGAATCGTTGCTATGGTCTCTCTATGCTCATCAATCTTGGCAACGACTTTCTGGCCATTACCTCCAATTGTTACTGGATCTTCTTGAACTTTCGGCAATTCGCCGCGTCTCCCTATGATTTCCTGCAGATCTTGGGCAGCACCTTGTGGACTACCCCTCATCTGGGCAATGTTCTGGCCTTGGCATTATTGTGTGAACGTGCTGCCTACTTT ACAACGCGCTTAGCTTTAAGTCTCCATCACATCCGTGTGGATCTGCAGAATGACAGTCATAACGCTTTA ATCACACAGTTCTCCCTGCAGCTTCTTCATCAACGTCTTTGCTTCAGTGCCGCCGGATTCTTCAACGTTGACTGTACGCTGCTCTACACG ATTGTTGGAGCCACCACAACGTATCTGATCATTTTAATACAGTTTCATATGAGCGAGATCAGCTTTAGCATCGCCTCTGCCGGCGAATAA
- the LOC117786355 gene encoding uncharacterized protein LOC117786355 — protein sequence MDCTGKDPDKVPTTDDEKTFSNPSMATATTSIDELSSDEDLFEFLREIPIGDRHEPTASPSEQTITISDSEEPMASSSFTLSSITTVHSNSNSNSNSNSDSSNSLVAVVQRSEFTKLLMRLGEEGDGDANQIVMELLNSTKHAERATSVIERVSENLMLLLRTQTLAEAGIITGNERYRSFKNVLQNYAKLYAAKRFIEKLPMLCLSSPSEQELEQQQQEQQQDQDQGRVSNEKEQTLARMVADEVLQIPELLRQLWSSLEKMEFFNEDTAYKVYLEARRHPQAKILRELMLTRISRVYLCIVSSASFLDFSEQELIHVLNNCYLSVNSEIEIFLSVILWLEHNWYDRKNCAERVLGGVRFGLMPTWYLYTLDRTNRCSHFARVIYSKGVQALLEKGLEEALALRSKHLRNPNSVDVEGPLPRDWVADPECRHHHKCHCERFVYPTYDVFKDYLARIIRCAPNYWRTLRPAQEVYRKVLKCCAPAYQTPRGN from the exons ATGGACTGCACGGGCAAGGACCCCGACAAAGTGCCTACCACAGATGATGAAAAGACTTTCAGCAACCCATCcatggcaacagcaaccacatcCATCGATGAGCTCAGCAGCGATGAAGATCTCTTTGAATTCCTCAGGGAAATTCCCATTGGCGACAGACATGAGCCGACAGCCAGCCCCAGTGAACAAACCATTACCATAAGCGACAGCGAAGAACCCATGGCCAGCTCCTCCTTTACACTCTCCTCAATCACAACAGTccacagtaacagtaacagtaacagtaacagtaacagtgaCAGCTCCAACAGCCTGGTAGCTGTCGTCCAGCGAAGCGAGTTCACCAAGCTCCTGATGCGCCTAGGCGAGGAAGGCGACGGCGATGCCAACCAGATCGTCATGGAGCTCCTCAACTCAACGAAGCATGCGGAAAGAGCCACCTCGGTGATCGAGCGCGTCTCGGAGAACCTCATGCTCCTACTGCGCACCCAGACTCTGGCCGAGGCGGGCATCATTACAGGCAACGAGCGATATCGCTCCTTCAAGAATGTCCTGCAAAACTATGCCAAGCTCTACGCGGCAAAGAGATTCATCGAGAAGCTTCCCATGCTCTGCCTCTCCTCCCCCTCCGAACAggagctggagcagcagcagcaggagcagcagcaggatcAGGATCAGGGTAGGGTTTCAAATGAGAAGGAGCAGACATTGGCTCGCATGGTCGCCGATGAGGTGCTTCAGATTCCGGAGCTACTGCGTCAGCTCTGGTCCTCGCTCGAGAAAATGGAGTTCTTCAACGAGGATACTGCCTACAAGGTCTACTTGGAGGCACGCCGTCATCCTCAAGCCAAGATTCTTCGCGAACTGATGTTGACTCGCATATCTCGGGTGTATCTCTGCATCGTCAGCTCCGCTTCCTTTCTTGACTTTAGCGAGCAGGAACTGATCCACGTGCTCAACAACTGCTACCTCAGCGTCAACTCCGAGATAGAG ATATTCCTCTCTGTCATCCTTTGGCTGGAACACAATTGGTACGACCGCAAGAACTGTGCAGAGCGAGTCCTGGGCGGAGTTCGCTTTGGCCTGATGCCCACCTGGTATCTCTACACTCTTGACAGGACCAATCGTTGTTCCCACTTCGCCAGGGTCATCTACAGCAAGGGAGTGCAGGCACTCTTGGAGAAGGGTCTAGA GGAAGCGTTGGCTCTGCGTTCCAAGCACTTGCGCAATCCCAACTCCGTGGATGTGGAGGGTCCCTTGCCACGCGACTGGGTGGCCGATCCCGAGTGTCGCCATCATCACAAGTGCCATTGCGAGCGATTCGTTTATCCCACGTACGACGTATTCAAGGACTACTTGGCCAGGATCATACGGTGTGCTCCCAATTACTGGCGTACACTTCGACCTGCTCAGGAGGTCTATCGGAAGGTGCTCAAGTGCTGTGCACCTGCTTACCAAACTCCTAGAGGGAACTAG